A window of Panicum virgatum strain AP13 chromosome 8K, P.virgatum_v5, whole genome shotgun sequence contains these coding sequences:
- the LOC120643989 gene encoding uncharacterized protein LOC120643989 isoform X2: protein MAVPTRAPEGGTAALPSRKVWRPNPRSCSPDAAAESNGEASDVDPTSGDGADSAAEGNASPLMPPRQSRGEATAIKLLSSHPMDPPKMDSRFPVDFGRGHKKRGMAMTTTRQPDLTD from the exons ATGGCTGTACCGACCCGGGCTCCGGAAGGGGGCACCGCGGCGTTGCCGTCGCGCAAGGTCTGGAGGCCCAATCCACGCTCATGCTCTCCGGATGCTGCCGCTGAGTCCAACGGTGAGGCCTCCGATGTCGACCCCACCTCCGGCGACGGTGCTGACTCTGCCGCCGAAGGCAACGCATCGCCGCTCATGCCCCCACGCCAGTCGCGCGGGGAGGCCACCGCCATCAAGCTCCTCAGCTCGCATCCCATGGACCCGCCAAAGATGGATTCGAGGTTTCCTGTGGATTTCGGAAGAGGGCACAAGAAAAG AGGGATGGCGATGACGACTACGCGGCAGCCAGATCTCACGGATTGA
- the LOC120643989 gene encoding uncharacterized protein LOC120643989 isoform X1, which translates to MAVPTRAPEGGTAALPSRKVWRPNPRSCSPDAAAESNGEASDVDPTSGDGADSAAEGNASPLMPPRQSRGEATAIKLLSSHPMDPPKMDSRFPVDFGRGHKKRCRGMAMTTTRQPDLTD; encoded by the exons ATGGCTGTACCGACCCGGGCTCCGGAAGGGGGCACCGCGGCGTTGCCGTCGCGCAAGGTCTGGAGGCCCAATCCACGCTCATGCTCTCCGGATGCTGCCGCTGAGTCCAACGGTGAGGCCTCCGATGTCGACCCCACCTCCGGCGACGGTGCTGACTCTGCCGCCGAAGGCAACGCATCGCCGCTCATGCCCCCACGCCAGTCGCGCGGGGAGGCCACCGCCATCAAGCTCCTCAGCTCGCATCCCATGGACCCGCCAAAGATGGATTCGAGGTTTCCTGTGGATTTCGGAAGAGGGCACAAGAAAAG GTGCAGAGGGATGGCGATGACGACTACGCGGCAGCCAGATCTCACGGATTGA